The DNA segment GAAGAGGCGGCAAGGCACGAAAGTGGCCCGCCCATGAGTGAAAATCCAATGACAGCATACAGAGCTAGAAAAGTAAGCCGCAATATTATATCCCCTTGGCATTGCGAGTTTCATATAACGATTTAGTCAAAAAAAGGGAAAGGTAGTTGTGCTACCTAGTTTGTGGTGTCGAAGCAGGGCGATAGAGCCTTGCTATACGGCTGTTCATAACACGGCAGTGTCGAAGTTCCGTTCCAGTGATTGAATGGTGTCCCGAATGTGTATGGAGTCGTGGTCTGCGCAATGCTGTCCATTCCCATAGGAGGTACTGCGTTGGATGGATTGGAAACTGAGGTGCCTTGCGGAGACACTAGTACGACCGCGACCTGACCCTTGAACAACTGCGAATAGTCGTGATTCACGATGACGAATGCGCCGGGTTGCTGGAAGGTTACATCAATGATTGCAGTGTTTGCAGCACCTATCATGAATGTCTGGACGCCTTGCTGGACCACACCTCCTTGCGTTACTTGGTCGAGAATCTCGCCTACGATGTGGAAGTTGACTGGATAGTCGCCGCTATTAAGAACGAAGAATCGGACATGGTCTCCTTGGTTGAACTGCAGTGGCGTCGCCCCAGTGACGGTCGGCAGGTTTCCTGTGGTTGGGTTCAGCGCAAGTGGCTGGTAGCCGTATGGAATACCGTTGATAGTCGCATATGTCACGTCATGGTTGTACATTGCGGTCCAATCAAAGTCGCCATCCTTAGTCGCGTCTGCGTTCTGAGTGAGGTAGTATTCTCCAAAGTCAAGAGCAACTTCCTTTGCGTCCGCAGAGACCGGATGATTCCTAGTAGTATTTCCAACCGTCGTTGTGAGCTTGTAGCCTTGGTAACCATTTGCTGGATCTACTATAACTATTCCATGCATTCCTCTGAAAGCGTGCTCTGCAAGGTCGTTTACGTGGCCCTCACAGTGGTATTCCCATGCACCTGGTTGAGTTGCAACAAAGTAGTAAGTCTGAACTGCCGGGGCAGAAGCCGGTGCGACGAAGTTGAGTGCGCTAATTACAGAAGCGTGGTTGTCAATGCTATGCGTATCCGTGTTTGTTGCCGGGTCTGTGATTGTTGCAATGATGACATCGCCTTGGGTTGCCCTGATTACTGGTCCGGGGATAGTCCCGTTGAAGGTGTAGGCAATAACATGGCTGGCGAGATTTCCGCCGTCACCGCCAGAAGCACCAGTAGGCAAGGTGATTGTCTTCTCAAACGCCACCAAGTTCATGTGGACGACGTGTCCGCTTAATGCAAAGGCTTGCTGTGGAGTGATTTGCATAAAAGAGGCTGGTAATTGCAGGTTCAGTCCGTCAAGTGCCGAGTGATGGTTGTTGTCTGTCAGTGGAACTGACGTGGATTTTGTGGTTTCTTGTGTCGTTGAGGATCCAGATAATCCGAGGCCAGGTACAAAAATCAAGGCCACGACCAAGATCGCCGCGACTGAAGCGGCTCCTATTGAGAGCACATTTTGGTTCAATTGAGCTCATATCGAGCTGAGAAAACTATTATTTAACAAATTACCGAAGAATTTATCTATAACTTAAATTCTCGGACTCTCTCACGTGATTTCTTTGGTTGGTCGTTTTTCATTATTTGAAATAATGCATGCCGTCAACCAGTCGTGCGTCGGTTGATCGGACGCATTGCATTTAGCTGGCAATATGATGTGCTATGCCGCAATGGGCCCATTATTTGATTGCAAACCTATCAGAAAGTGAGAAAAAGAGAGAAGATGGAAAACCTGTCTCAAGCTTTCCTAATGGACGATAACCTTGCCCGTCATCCACGGGTGCACCAGGCAGACATAGTTGTATGTTCCCGGCTTTGTGAACTTGACAGCAAAGGTCTCTATCGGCTGCGTACCCGGTGGGTTCATTCCTTTCGGCCAAATCCAGCCCGAATTTACATATCGCTCGTCGGAGTTCATGGTATAGTTTGAGTTTGGTGGCATGTACTTGACATTACCGGCCTTGTCAATCGCCACAGGCGCGTCAACTCGAGCATTTGCAATTATGGCAGTAGTCTTGCCCGGAGGCCCGGCCGGAATCGTCACCGGATCAGCATTTGCAGCCGGATTCAGAGGTGTGATATTGCTACTATTGGATATTACAAACGGAGCCTCGATATCCGCAAAGTATGACTGGTTTGTTATAAACGACACAGTGTGCGGCTCACCAACACGGGTTGGATTGTACCAGACAACGGTTTCGCCTGCCTTTATTTCGGCTACCTTTGGAAAGAACTGGGTCAGCGGGGCTATCGCGCCTCCGGCTCCGGCCCTGACTTTGAACACGCCGTTGCTATAGTCCATGTACTTTCTGGACTCAGAGTATGCAATTGCGGGTTTGTCTGACGATGATGGAGATGATGATTGCGCAAGTGCGGATGCGCCTGTCATGACAACAACTGCAGCGACTAAAATCCCGGCTGCAGCGATGCCGCCAAAAAGTGCACTAGTTTTTCTGTTTGAAGTTTTGCCAAACATCCCCTCGCGGCAAGAACAAGGGGGATTTAAGCATACTTGCAAACGTCCGCGGTTGTGCAATGGCCGCCTACCGCAACGCGCCTTTCTATTTGCTATAGCGCCGATTCGCTGTTTCGCTGTTCCGTCATTGCCAGACCCGTGCAGCAGAGCAGGAACGAGATCAGTGTCCCAGCATTCTCTACCTTGTTTTGCATGATAAGCTCGCGCAGGTGTTGGACAGGCATTAGCTCCACGCTGATGCTTTCCGTGCCATCAAGGCTCGCCTTACCCGGAGCAAGCTCGCTTGCCCGAAAGACGTAAACCACTTGCTTGGACTTGCTCACCGACGGGTGGTACTGGTAAACCAACTCCATCTTACCTGCACGGTAGCCCGTCTCTTCCTGCAGCTCTCGCATAGCTGTCGCACGCGGGTCCTCACCATTTTCAATGTGCCCAGCGGGAAACTCGAGCATGAGTTTGTCAAGCGGGTATCGGTACTGCCTTATCATTACCATGCGCCCGTCGTCTAGAAAGGGAACGACCAGAACTACATCAGAGGAATAGTACCTTGCATAGTTGATGACCTTGCCGGTACCAGTTAGTACCCTGTCCTGAAAGACTTCCATGTAGACGGTGTGATCGTCTTTGGCCTCGAAAACCTTGACACTGTCAAGGCACTTCCAACGCTCGCTTTCGCTTAGGTCGCCCATACGTGATTCAGCCAGCTTGCCGCAATTATAACAATATTCTTGCCCATCAAAAATGGAGTTGAGCAATACTGTCCCCTTGTGAGCGATTGTAACCCGACAGGACTGCTTTGGTGCCGCTTTTAGCATCGCTTATTGTTCGGGGCCACAAACACAGGGTATGGAAATAGCGGAA comes from the Nitrososphaera sp. genome and includes:
- a CDS encoding multicopper oxidase domain-containing protein, yielding MNQNVLSIGAASVAAILVVALIFVPGLGLSGSSTTQETTKSTSVPLTDNNHHSALDGLNLQLPASFMQITPQQAFALSGHVVHMNLVAFEKTITLPTGASGGDGGNLASHVIAYTFNGTIPGPVIRATQGDVIIATITDPATNTDTHSIDNHASVISALNFVAPASAPAVQTYYFVATQPGAWEYHCEGHVNDLAEHAFRGMHGIVIVDPANGYQGYKLTTTVGNTTRNHPVSADAKEVALDFGEYYLTQNADATKDGDFDWTAMYNHDVTYATINGIPYGYQPLALNPTTGNLPTVTGATPLQFNQGDHVRFFVLNSGDYPVNFHIVGEILDQVTQGGVVQQGVQTFMIGAANTAIIDVTFQQPGAFVIVNHDYSQLFKGQVAVVLVSPQGTSVSNPSNAVPPMGMDSIAQTTTPYTFGTPFNHWNGTSTLPCYEQPYSKALSPCFDTTN
- a CDS encoding NUDIX hydrolase, whose amino-acid sequence is MGDLSESERWKCLDSVKVFEAKDDHTVYMEVFQDRVLTGTGKVINYARYYSSDVVLVVPFLDDGRMVMIRQYRYPLDKLMLEFPAGHIENGEDPRATAMRELQEETGYRAGKMELVYQYHPSVSKSKQVVYVFRASELAPGKASLDGTESISVELMPVQHLRELIMQNKVENAGTLISFLLCCTGLAMTEQRNSESAL